One Kiloniellales bacterium DNA segment encodes these proteins:
- the cobW gene encoding cobalamin biosynthesis protein CobW → MKRETKIPATVITGFLGAGKTSTIRHLLATANGTRIALIINEFGDLGIDGEILKGCGVEGCEEDSVMELANGCLCCTVADDFVPTMEALLDRPEPPDHIVIETSGLALPKPLVKAFNWPEIRTRVTVDGVITLIDGPAVRDGLFAGDPDAVDAQRRADEALDHDSPLEELFEDQLSAADLVVLNKSDLLSADELMALRDEIGGQLRREVKVVQAAHGAIDAAVLLGLDAAAEDDLDQRPSHHDSADDHDHDDFASFAVDLGEVADPAPLLQGLRRVAAEHGILRIKGFAAVAGKPMRLVIQGVGGRFQHYFDRDWRPAERRSTRLVVIGEAGMDEAAIRAGLAAS, encoded by the coding sequence ATGAAACGAGAGACCAAGATCCCGGCGACGGTCATCACCGGCTTCCTCGGCGCCGGCAAGACCTCGACCATCCGCCACCTGCTGGCGACCGCGAACGGCACGCGGATCGCCCTGATCATCAACGAGTTCGGCGACCTCGGGATCGACGGTGAGATCCTCAAGGGCTGCGGCGTCGAGGGCTGCGAGGAGGACAGCGTCATGGAGCTGGCCAACGGCTGCCTCTGCTGCACCGTGGCCGACGACTTCGTCCCGACCATGGAGGCGCTGCTCGACCGGCCCGAGCCACCCGACCACATTGTCATCGAGACCTCGGGCCTGGCGCTGCCGAAGCCCCTGGTCAAGGCCTTCAACTGGCCGGAAATCCGCACCCGGGTCACGGTCGACGGCGTCATCACGCTGATCGACGGGCCCGCGGTGCGCGACGGCCTCTTCGCCGGCGATCCCGATGCGGTCGACGCCCAGCGCCGGGCCGACGAGGCGCTGGACCACGACAGTCCCCTGGAAGAGCTGTTCGAGGATCAACTCTCCGCCGCCGACCTGGTGGTGCTGAACAAGTCGGATCTCCTGTCCGCCGACGAGTTGATGGCATTGCGGGACGAGATCGGCGGACAGCTCCGGCGCGAGGTCAAGGTGGTCCAGGCGGCCCACGGCGCGATCGACGCGGCGGTTCTGCTCGGACTGGACGCGGCGGCCGAGGATGACCTCGACCAGCGGCCCTCGCACCACGACAGCGCCGACGATCACGACCACGACGACTTCGCGAGCTTCGCGGTGGACCTGGGCGAGGTCGCCGACCCCGCGCCCCTGCTGCAGGGCCTGCGGCGGGTCGCCGCCGAGCACGGCATTCTGCGCATCAAGGGCTTCGCGGCGGTCGCCGGAAAGCCCATGCGCCTCGTGATTCAGGGCGTCGGCGGGCGCTTCCAGCACTACTTCGACCGAGACTGGCGCCCTGCGGAGCGCCGCTCGACCCGACTGGTCGTGATCGGCGAGGCCGGCATGGACGAAGCCGCGATCCGCGCGGGACTGGCCGCGAGCTAA
- the cobU gene encoding bifunctional adenosylcobinamide kinase/adenosylcobinamide-phosphate guanylyltransferase, translating into MPTDRSAAAVALPPVTLVLGGARSGKSRHAESLVEAQAGPCIYLATAEAGDAEMTERIRRHRARRGSRWQTIEEPLDLAGALSRAARPEAAVLVDCLTLWLSNLMGAERPIEQETERLLAALPDLAGPVVFVSNEVGQGVVPVNALARAFVDHAGRLHQAVAGAAQSVRFLIAGQTLVLKQA; encoded by the coding sequence ATGCCGACCGATCGATCAGCCGCGGCCGTCGCGCTGCCTCCGGTCACGCTCGTTCTGGGCGGGGCGCGTTCGGGCAAGAGCCGCCACGCCGAATCCCTGGTCGAGGCGCAGGCGGGTCCCTGCATCTACCTGGCCACCGCCGAGGCCGGCGACGCCGAGATGACCGAGCGGATCCGCCGGCACCGCGCGCGGCGGGGCTCGCGCTGGCAGACGATCGAAGAGCCGCTGGACCTGGCCGGCGCGCTCAGCCGCGCCGCGCGGCCCGAGGCGGCCGTCCTGGTCGACTGCCTGACGCTCTGGCTCAGCAACTTGATGGGCGCGGAACGGCCGATCGAGCAGGAGACCGAGCGTCTCCTGGCCGCCCTGCCCGATCTCGCCGGGCCCGTGGTCTTCGTGTCCAACGAGGTCGGCCAGGGCGTCGTGCCGGTCAACGCCTTGGCGCGCGCCTTCGTCGACCATGCCGGCCGTCTTCACCAGGCCGTGGCCGGTGCGGCCCAGTCGGTCCGCTTCCTGATCGCCGGCCAGACGCTCGTCCTCAAGCAGGCTTGA
- the bluB gene encoding 5,6-dimethylbenzimidazole synthase, with product MPQFDRSFCDSLAALLAWRRDVRRFRRDPVDPATFARLLDLASLAPSVGNAQPWRFVTVDDPARRAAVIENFERCNHAALGSYSGERAALYAQLKLAGLKEAPVHLAVFADEDPAAGCGLGRATMPETLRYSAVLAVHTLWLAARAEGIGVGWVSILDPADVAAVLEVPETWALVAYLCIGHPEEEHLDPELERHGWQAREPRGKIALAR from the coding sequence ATGCCCCAGTTCGACCGGTCCTTCTGCGACAGCCTGGCGGCGCTTCTCGCCTGGCGGCGCGACGTGCGGCGCTTCCGGCGGGATCCGGTGGACCCGGCGACCTTCGCGCGGCTGCTCGATCTCGCCAGCCTGGCGCCCTCGGTCGGCAACGCCCAGCCCTGGCGCTTCGTCACGGTCGACGACCCGGCGCGCAGGGCGGCGGTGATCGAGAACTTCGAGCGCTGCAACCACGCGGCGCTCGGCAGCTACAGCGGTGAACGGGCGGCGCTCTATGCGCAGCTCAAGCTGGCCGGCCTCAAGGAGGCGCCGGTGCACTTGGCGGTGTTCGCGGACGAGGATCCGGCCGCCGGCTGCGGCCTGGGGCGCGCGACCATGCCCGAAACGCTGCGCTATTCGGCGGTGCTCGCGGTCCATACCCTCTGGCTCGCCGCCCGGGCCGAGGGAATCGGTGTCGGCTGGGTTTCCATCCTCGATCCTGCGGACGTCGCCGCGGTGCTCGAAGTGCCGGAAACTTGGGCTCTCGTCGCCTACCTCTGCATCGGCCATCCGGAGGAAGAGCATCTGGATCCCGAGTTGGAACGCCACGGCTGGCAGGCCCGCGAGCCCCGAGGAAAAATCGCTCTGGCGCGCTGA